Proteins co-encoded in one Capillibacterium thermochitinicola genomic window:
- a CDS encoding glutamine--tRNA ligase/YqeY domain fusion protein: protein MSTTENNSPTNFIKNIINEDLKQNKNDGEVITRFPPEPNGYLHIGHAKSICLNFGLAAEYNGRCHLRFDDTNPSKEDMEYIESIKRDVRWLGFDWGEHLYYASDYFEQLYEYAELLIKAGKAYVCDLSPEEIRAYRGTLTEPGKNSPYRDRTVEENLDLFRRMRAGEFPDGSRVLRAKIDMASPNLNMRDPVIYRILRVPHHRTGDQWCIYPMYDFAHPLSDALEKITHSICTLEFEDHRPLYDWFIEQLPVPRKPQQIEFARLNLTYTMMSKRKLLQLVERGIVRGWDDPRMPTIAGLRRRGYTPAAIRDFCERIGVAKSNSTVDIALLEHCLREDLNKRAPRVMAVLRPLKVVLENYPEGQVEELEAVNNPEDPAMGVRKVPFSKVLYIEEDDFMEDPPKKFYRLAPGREVRLRYGYFIKCTGVIKDESGKVVELRCTYDPETKGGSAPDGRKVKATLHWVSAAHAVPAEVRLYDHLFTVEDPGAAEDWESCLNPNSLEVLTSAMVEPSLRDAKPEDRFQFERLGYFCVDPDTTAGRLVFNRTVTLRDTWAKIQQKSQDQDQE, encoded by the coding sequence ATGAGTACAACCGAAAACAATTCGCCAACTAATTTTATCAAAAATATTATTAACGAAGACCTAAAGCAAAACAAGAACGACGGGGAAGTGATCACGCGGTTTCCCCCTGAACCCAACGGTTATCTCCATATCGGACACGCAAAATCGATCTGCCTCAACTTCGGTTTGGCGGCGGAGTACAATGGCCGTTGCCACCTCCGTTTTGATGACACCAACCCCAGCAAGGAAGATATGGAGTATATTGAGTCGATCAAACGGGATGTACGCTGGCTCGGTTTTGACTGGGGCGAGCATCTTTATTACGCTTCCGACTACTTTGAGCAGCTTTACGAGTATGCTGAGCTCCTGATCAAAGCGGGTAAGGCTTATGTTTGTGATTTAAGCCCCGAGGAGATCCGGGCTTACCGGGGAACTCTGACCGAACCGGGGAAAAACAGCCCCTACCGGGACCGGACGGTCGAAGAAAACCTGGATCTTTTCCGCCGGATGCGGGCCGGGGAGTTCCCTGACGGTTCGCGGGTCTTGCGGGCCAAGATTGACATGGCCTCGCCCAACCTCAATATGCGGGACCCGGTGATCTACCGGATTTTACGGGTACCCCACCACCGGACCGGCGACCAATGGTGCATCTACCCGATGTACGATTTTGCCCACCCGCTCTCCGATGCGCTGGAAAAGATCACCCACTCCATCTGTACTTTGGAGTTTGAAGACCACCGTCCTTTATACGACTGGTTTATCGAGCAGCTCCCTGTTCCCCGTAAACCGCAGCAGATTGAGTTTGCGCGTCTAAACCTCACTTACACAATGATGAGTAAGCGCAAACTTTTGCAGCTGGTCGAACGGGGAATTGTCAGAGGCTGGGATGACCCGCGGATGCCGACCATTGCGGGACTGCGCCGCCGCGGTTATACGCCGGCTGCGATTCGGGATTTCTGCGAACGGATTGGGGTGGCCAAAAGCAACAGTACGGTGGATATTGCTTTGCTGGAACACTGTTTACGGGAAGATCTGAACAAACGGGCGCCCCGGGTAATGGCTGTCTTACGACCGCTCAAGGTCGTGCTCGAAAACTACCCCGAAGGCCAGGTGGAAGAGCTGGAGGCGGTGAATAACCCGGAAGATCCGGCAATGGGGGTCCGGAAGGTACCCTTCTCCAAAGTTCTGTATATTGAAGAAGATGATTTTATGGAAGATCCGCCCAAGAAATTTTACCGTTTGGCGCCGGGGCGGGAAGTCCGTTTGCGCTACGGTTACTTTATTAAATGTACCGGCGTTATTAAAGACGAGTCGGGTAAGGTTGTGGAACTCCGTTGCACCTACGATCCGGAGACCAAAGGAGGCTCCGCACCGGATGGAAGGAAAGTCAAAGCCACGCTCCACTGGGTCTCGGCCGCCCACGCCGTCCCGGCGGAGGTCCGGCTGTATGACCACCTTTTCACGGTGGAGGATCCGGGTGCGGCCGAGGATTGGGAGTCCTGCCTTAATCCCAATTCCCTTGAGGTTTTAACTTCGGCGATGGTCGAACCCTCGCTCCGCGACGCCAAACCGGA